The region GGAACTGCCCTCCCGGCCTTTCTCCGGCTGCACCGCATTTACGTAGTACAGGTTCTTATCCGCGTCCCTCATCTCTGCCCTGGCATCGATGTATGCCATATGCTTGGTAAGAGGGTTTCCGTTTTCATCCGTGCCATATTGATAAAGTTCATCCATGGGACTGACTCCGTTCAGATATATCCTGCAGTCCCTGAATTCCACCACCATATCCAGAGGCTGCCGCTCCCCGGAAACAGGTATCTCCAGCACTGTTCCCTGCTCCGGCGATATGACGATGGGTTTCTCCGCATGCAGGGACGCTTCCGTAACCACAGCTCCCTCTGGTATCCTGTACAGTGTCTCCTGAATGCTTCTGGGCCGAATGCCGGACAGCTGGTCCAATGATGTAGTCAGCTGTTCCCCCAGCACAGGCACCAGTTCGGTGGTCCTTCCATCTGACAGCGTAGCCATCAGTTTTCCGCGGCTGAATCCGATCCTGTATCCATCCTGTGAGTAGGTATAGGTGGTAAGCCTGAGACCGTCCTCCTCCACTCTCCCCTCTGCCATCCCGTAAAATCCTTCGTGGTCCACCATTCCCTTTATATCCTCCAGCGAATCATAGGCAGGCGCCTTCTTAAAAACGATTTTCATAGGTTCTTTAAAACCGTCCAGCCAGAGTTCATAGACACCCTCCGGCTCTTCCAATGTAAACCGGCCCTTTCCTATGGTTTTCTCCGACACTTCGGATATGTAGTAGCCGCCCTTTCCATTATCTTTGTAAGAGATGCTGTTTTGCTGCTGGGCAAAGCCCAGTCCGGTCATTCCCTTGCCGTTAATACGGTCAAAGGTGACCGTCCTTGCGCCTTCCTCCTTCTGCGCTTTCTTTTCCGCCCGCATTCTGTCCCGAAACGCACTGTGGCCGTAAATGTTTTTATCACTGTCAATACAGAAATAGCTGTCATCCCAAATTGTGTAAATCCCCTGTTCCTGTTTTTTCTGTTTTTCCTCCTCCTGTTTCAAAATCTCCTTTACCTTCTCATCCGGTATCAGGGTCACGGTATCATCCCTCAGCTTCACTCTGACGCTGATCACGTTATCCTGATACACCGCCGAAAGAAGCCTGGCGCTGACTCCATCCGCATCTGTTTTCATCTGGCTTGCGTCCATGTCCAATACATACAGGGCCGGTTCCCCCTTTTTACATATGCCGTATTCGGGAACCATCTGCCACCGGTCCACTGTCCCCGGACCGTCTGCCCCCTTCTCCGCCTTAGCCGCCTCCTGTCCATCTCCCATAGCCGGTGTTCCCGGCGCGTCCCTCTGCCTTTGAGACGCCTCTGCTTCCTGGACGTTCTCTCCTTCCGGGGCACCATTCTCCCTGTCCTTCTGTCCTGTGCCGCCCTGTCCCCGGACATCCGCGCTGCTCTCCTTCTGTTCCCCGGTCCCGCTGGCCGCTGATTGGCAGGCCGCCAGACCTACAGCCATGAACAAAAGACATGCCGCAAGTCCCAGGACTGTTATCCTGTGAATTCGTATTATGCAGAGTTTTTTTCTGTAAGCTGATATTCCGTGGATTTTTTTCATATTAATCCTCCTCGTTTAGAACGCTGCGCCGCGTCAGAAAACGTCCGGCATAATTCCTATCCTAATTTTACCATATCATCTTTTTTCAGTGCTGAACTTTTCTTTAATAATCCTTACAATTACGCGGACCGCTTTATTCCGGGATAAATTTAACGCCCAATGTGTCTTGTCATATGTAAATATATGTGCTATACTGTTGCAGACATAAACAGAAAGCCAAATGAAAAGCCGGTGTCACTCTGCCGGCAGAACAGGGGAAATTATGACAAAGCAGGAAGAAATAGAGCAGTTAAAAGCAAAGCAGGACGCGGTCATCCTGGCCCATTACTATGTGGATCCCCAGGTACAGGAAGTGGCGGATTACATAGGAGATTCTTTCTATTTGAGCAAGATTGCGGCCGGCCTTGACCGCAGAACCATGGTGTTCTGCGGTGTCTCCTTCATGGGAGAAAGCGGAAAGCTCCTGAGTCCGGACAAGGTGGTCCTGATGCCCGACGCACAGGCAGACTGTCCCATGGCCCACATGGTAACAAAGGAGGAAGTGGAACAATACAGAAGGGAATATCCTGACCTTGCAGTGGTCTGTTACATCAATTCCACTGCCGAAATCAAGTCCTGGTCCGATGTGTGCGTCACATCTGCCAATGCGGTCCAGATTGTAAGAAACCTGCCAAACCGGGACATCCTTTTCATACCGGATAAGAACCTGGGACGGTACGTGGCCAGCCAGGTGCCTGAAAAGCATGTGATGCCGGTAAACGGCTGCTGCCCTGTCCACGACCAGATGTCTCCCAAGGAGGTATCCGCCTTAAAGGAAATCCATCCAAACGCCCAGGTACTGGCTCACCCGGAATGCAATGCCCAGGTACTTGAGCTGGCTGATTATATCGGTTCCACCACCGGAATTCTCAAATTCGCCGCCGGCAGCACTTCCCGGGAATTCATCATCTGCACGGAAAACGGCGTGCGCCATGAACTGGAACGGCAGAATCCGGGCAAACACTTTTATTTTCCTGATACAGAACCAATTTGCCGGGATATGAAAAAGATAACACTGGACAAAATCATCCATGTCCTGCGCACAGGACAGAATCAGGCATCCGTACCCAAAGCCTATGTCCCGTCGGCCGGCAGGGCTCTGGAGCAAATGCTTAATCTGGCCCGGTAGCCGCCTGAAAGCAGATTTCAGGCGGTCGATTTCAGACAGTCGATTTCATAAGGAGGCATTAGGAAATGACAAAACATATATACTGTGATGTGGTGATCGCGGGGTGCGGGGCGGCAGGGCTTTACACTGCCCTGAATCTGCCAAAGGACCTGCATGTTCTGATGATATGCAAGGAGGATATGGACACCTGTGATTCCATGCTGGCCCAGGGGGGCATCTGCGTGCTCCGGGGCGAGGACGACTATGAGTCATACTTTGAGGACACCATGAGGGCCGGTCATTATGAAAACCGGAAGGAGAGCGTGGATTTGATGATACGCACCAGCCCCGGCATCATCCGGCATCTTCTGGAGCTAGGAGTAGGGTTTGACAAGAACCCGGATGGTAGTTTAAAATATACGAAGGAAGGCGCCCATTCCAGGCCCAGAATCTGTTTTCATGAGGACATCACCGGTAAAGCCATCACCACGGTTCTCCAGGAACAAACAGCCGCGCTCCCCAATGTGAATATCATGGAATACACTGTTATGACGGATATTCTGACCGCAAACGGAGCCTGCGCCGGCATCCTGGCCAGGACAGGGGACGGCAGTACCCTCTCCATACACGCCCGGGACACGGTCATGGCCACCGGGGGCATCGGAGGACTCTACCAGCATTCCACTAATTTTCCCTGTCTTACAGGTGACGCGCTGACCGTTGCCCGCAAGCATGGCGTAAAACTGGAGCACCTGGATTACGTCCAGATACATCCCACCAGCCTTTACACGGAAAAGCCCGGCAGGTCCTTTCTCATCTCGGAATCAGCCCGGGGCGAAGGAGCTGTGCTCCTTAACGGCAAAGGAGAACGCTTTGTCAATGAGCTGCTGCCCAGGGACGCGGTATCCCAGGCCATTGAAGCTGAGATGGAAAAAGAGGGAAGCAGGCATGTTTGGCTGTCCTTTGCGCCCATGCCCCGTGAAACCATACGGGAACATTTTCCACATATATATGAAACCTGCCTTGAGGAAGGTTATGACATCACAAGGGAGCCCATCCCGGTGGTGCCTGCCCAGCATTATTTTATGGGCGGCGTGTGGGTGGACCTGGATTCCAGAACCACCATGGAGCATCTGTACGCAGTGGGTGAAACCAGCTGCAACGGGGTTCACGGAAAGAACCGCCTGGCCAGCAACAGCCTGCTGGAGAGCCTGGTGTTTGCCGGGAAAGCCGCAAAAAGAATAGAGAACAGCCAGAAAGGGAGAATTAATTATGAATCCAATTACCATGCAGCTTGTTGCTGACAAATACATACGTCTTGCCCTGGAGGAGGACATCAGCAGTGAGGACGTGTCCACCAACTCAGTCATGCCCGAATACAAAAAAGGCGAGGTACAGCTTATCTGCAGGGAGGACGGCATCATTGCCGGATTACAGATTTTTGAGCGCGTATTTACCCTTCTGGACCCGGAAACCAGGGTTGTCTTTGATGTCAGGGACGGGGAGGAAGTAAAGAAAGGCCAGCATCTGGCTGCGGTCACAGGGGATGTGCGCGTCCTCCTGTCCGGCGAACGGACGGCCCTGAATTATCTGCAGCGGTTAAGCGGCATTGCCACTTATACACATACCGTTGCGGGGATGCTTGAGGGTACCGGGACAAGACTTCTGGACACCCGGAAAACCACTCCCTGCATGCGTATTTTTGAAAAATATGCGGTGCGGATTGGAGGCGGGCAGAATCACCGCTATAACCTGTCCGACGGCGTGCTCTTAAAGGATAACCACATCGATGCAGCCGGAGGCGTCAGGGAGGCGGTGACCGCTGCAAAGGCATACGCTCCCTTTGTCCGCAGGATTGAAGTTGAGACAGAGAACCTGGATATGGTGAAGGAGGCAGTGGACGCCGGCGCCGACATCATCATGCTGGACAACATGACGCTGGAGCAGATGGCTGAAGCCATACGCTATATTGACGGCCGGGCCGAGACCGAGTGTTCCGGCAACATGACAAAAGAAAACATCCGGACCATTGCAGAGCTGGGTGTGGATTATGTATCCAGCGGCGCACTGACCCACTCTGCCCCGATTCTGGATATCAGCCTGAAGCACCTGAAGGTGTTGACGGATTAAACCGTAACTATGTTTTGCAGGAGGGAATGAGAAATGGAATGTGCAATGAACGGAACGCAGAGACGCAGAAAGCTTCTGGATATGATGAGGCAGGCTTCCGCCCCTTTATCCGGAGGAGCCCTTGGCAGGGCAACCGGCGTCAGCCGCCAGGTGGTGGTCCAGGATATTGCTCTCCTGCGCACCATGGGCTATCCCATTCTCTCCACCGCCCGCGGGTATGTCCTCAATGAATCCAAACACGCATCCCGTCTCTTCAAGGTCTGCCACACCAATGAGCAGACCGAGGATGAACTGGTCACCATCGTGGACCTGGGCGGAACCGTGGCGGATGTCATGGTCAATCACCGGGTATACGGGAAAATGTCAGCCCCCTTAAATATCAAGAACCGCCGCGACGTGCAGTTGTTCATGAACAATATACAGACCGGAAAATCCACCCCTCTCATGAATGTCACCTCCGGCTACCACTTCCACCATGTCTGCGCCGAGCAGGAGGAGATACTGGATGAGATAGAGGAAGCCCTGAGAAAAAAACACTATCTGGCAGAGCTGCTGCCCTATGAGATGTCCGATAATGAGTAAACAGGAGCCTGATATGCAGAAAAAAACACATGCTGTAAACCCATTTTACTGCGGTCTTACAGTACACCGTTATACGGAATACTCAAAAAAGCTTACAAAACGCCTGCGGGCAGCGCTGATTACAGACCTGCACAGCACCATATACGGCAGCGCACAGGAGCCGATTCTTAAGGCCCTGCAAAGTCACAGGGCCG is a window of Enterocloster clostridioformis DNA encoding:
- a CDS encoding transcription repressor NadR; protein product: MECAMNGTQRRRKLLDMMRQASAPLSGGALGRATGVSRQVVVQDIALLRTMGYPILSTARGYVLNESKHASRLFKVCHTNEQTEDELVTIVDLGGTVADVMVNHRVYGKMSAPLNIKNRRDVQLFMNNIQTGKSTPLMNVTSGYHFHHVCAEQEEILDEIEEALRKKHYLAELLPYEMSDNE
- a CDS encoding L-aspartate oxidase, whose protein sequence is MTKHIYCDVVIAGCGAAGLYTALNLPKDLHVLMICKEDMDTCDSMLAQGGICVLRGEDDYESYFEDTMRAGHYENRKESVDLMIRTSPGIIRHLLELGVGFDKNPDGSLKYTKEGAHSRPRICFHEDITGKAITTVLQEQTAALPNVNIMEYTVMTDILTANGACAGILARTGDGSTLSIHARDTVMATGGIGGLYQHSTNFPCLTGDALTVARKHGVKLEHLDYVQIHPTSLYTEKPGRSFLISESARGEGAVLLNGKGERFVNELLPRDAVSQAIEAEMEKEGSRHVWLSFAPMPRETIREHFPHIYETCLEEGYDITREPIPVVPAQHYFMGGVWVDLDSRTTMEHLYAVGETSCNGVHGKNRLASNSLLESLVFAGKAAKRIENSQKGRINYESNYHAACC
- the nadC gene encoding carboxylating nicotinate-nucleotide diphosphorylase; its protein translation is MNPITMQLVADKYIRLALEEDISSEDVSTNSVMPEYKKGEVQLICREDGIIAGLQIFERVFTLLDPETRVVFDVRDGEEVKKGQHLAAVTGDVRVLLSGERTALNYLQRLSGIATYTHTVAGMLEGTGTRLLDTRKTTPCMRIFEKYAVRIGGGQNHRYNLSDGVLLKDNHIDAAGGVREAVTAAKAYAPFVRRIEVETENLDMVKEAVDAGADIIMLDNMTLEQMAEAIRYIDGRAETECSGNMTKENIRTIAELGVDYVSSGALTHSAPILDISLKHLKVLTD
- the nadA gene encoding quinolinate synthase NadA, yielding MTKQEEIEQLKAKQDAVILAHYYVDPQVQEVADYIGDSFYLSKIAAGLDRRTMVFCGVSFMGESGKLLSPDKVVLMPDAQADCPMAHMVTKEEVEQYRREYPDLAVVCYINSTAEIKSWSDVCVTSANAVQIVRNLPNRDILFIPDKNLGRYVASQVPEKHVMPVNGCCPVHDQMSPKEVSALKEIHPNAQVLAHPECNAQVLELADYIGSTTGILKFAAGSTSREFIICTENGVRHELERQNPGKHFYFPDTEPICRDMKKITLDKIIHVLRTGQNQASVPKAYVPSAGRALEQMLNLAR